One genomic window of Punica granatum isolate Tunisia-2019 chromosome 1, ASM765513v2, whole genome shotgun sequence includes the following:
- the LOC116211292 gene encoding probable histone-arginine methyltransferase 1.3 produces the protein MEVSVGQRQQQEFSLASVSELASSASTSATTAPSPAIARFCMDCGSSELRIRWENDASGFAGLHLESSQLFKLGPLQSVCVDEGFETNKEKPYSRGFTIRFNTEEEGRDFHCTFEQWKKDPHQESRLANGVVSSSKSKFDEKIEASSAKMYFHYYGQLLHQQNMLQDYVRTGSYYAAVMENRDDFAGRVVVDVGAGSGILSLFAAQAGAKHVYAVEASEMAEYARKLIAGNSHLGERITVVKGKVEEVELPEKADILISEPMGTLLVNERMLESYVIARDRFLAPEGKMFPTVGRIHMAPFSDEYLFVEIANKALFWQQLSYYGVDLTPLHGSAFQGNFSQPVVDAFDPRLLVASPVFHVIDFTKVKEEDLYEIDIPLKFTAAVGTRVHGLACWFDVLFNGSTVQRWLTTAPGAPTTHWYQLRCVLSQPLYVMAGQEITGQLHMIAHNAQSYAINLTLSTKMWGPGAEQGGTLQTSSGKLDLKEPYYRMSQPQAYTVSQEQQNQLLQPQGVSIPVHDIEESELLEQPPQNSGSHFS, from the exons GCAGCAGCAGGAGTTCTCTCTCGCTTCAGTCTCCGAGCTCGCTTCCTCTGCTTCCACCTCCGCCACGACTGCGCCTTCGCCAGCGATTGCTCGGTTCTGCATGGATTGCGGGTCCTCCGAGCTCCGGATTCGCTGGGAGAATGATGCCAGCGGTTTCGCCGGCCTTCACCTCGAAAGCTCCCAG CTATTCAAGCTCGGTCCTCTTCAGTCAGTTTGCGTGGATGAAGGCTTCGAGACCAATAAAGAG AAACCATACTCAAGAGGTTTCACCATCCGCTTTAACACCGAGGAGGAGGGCAGGGACTTCCACTGCACATTCGAGCAGTGGAAGAAAGACCCTCATCAAG AGTCACGCTTAGCAAATGGAGTAGTTTCATCTTCTAAAAGCAAATTCGATGAGAAGATAGAGGCGTCTTCAGCAAAAAtgtattttcattattatggGCAGCTTCTACATCAGCAGAACATGTTGCAAGATTATGTGAGGACAG GATCTTATTATGCTGCAGTCATGGAGAACCGTGATGATTTTGCTGGTCGAGTAGTGGTTGATGTTGGTGCTGGGAGTGGcatattatcattatttgcTGCTCAG GCTGGTGCCAAACATGTTTATGCTGTGGAAGCATCAGAAATGGCTGAATATGCTCGCAAACTTATTGCTGGAAACTCACATCTTGGGGAACGAATCACG GTAGTTAAAGGAAAAGTTGAAGAAGTTGAATTGCCAGAGAAAGCAGATATTTTGATTTCGGAACCGATGG GGACTTTGTTAGTTAATGAAAGAATGCTGGAATCTTATGTGATTGCAAGAGATAGATTTCTTGCTCCTGAAGGGAAGATGTTCCCTACTGTTGGAAG GATTCACATGGCACCTTTCAGTGACGAGTATTTATTTGTTGAAATTGCGAATAAG GCCCTCTTTTGGCAGCAACTAAGCTATTATGGGGTTGATTTGACACCTTTGCATGGATCAGCATTTCAGGGGAACTTCTCTCAG CCCGTTGTAGATGCTTTTGATCCAAGACTTTTGGTGGCTTCCCCAGTATTCCATGTAATAGACTTCACGAAAGTAAAG GAGGAggatttatatgagattgATATTCCTCTAAAATTCACGGCTGCTGTTGGCACCAGAGTGCATGGTTTGGCCTGTTGGTTCGATGTTCTCTTCAATGGGAG CACTGTACAGAGGTGGCTTACCACTGCCCCCGGGGCTCCCACAACCCACTGGTATCAACTCCGCTGTGTCCTTTCTCAGCCACTCTATGTCATGGCAGGTCAAGAGATCACTGGGCAACTTCACATGATCGCCCACAATGCCCAGAGTTACGCAATAAATTTGACATTGTCAA CTAAAATGTGGGGCCCTGGTGCTGAACAAGGCGGAACTCTTCAAACTTCGTCGGGCAAACTTGACCTCAAGGAACCATATTATAGGATGTCTCAGCCACAGGCTTATACAGTGTcccaagaacaacaaaatcagCTGCTTCAACCCCAG GGTGTAAGCATCCCAGTACATGACATAGAAGAAAGTGAGCTCTTGGAGCAACCGCCGCAAAATTCGGGTTCTCACTTTAGTTGA
- the LOC116215239 gene encoding uncharacterized protein LOC116215239 gives MAAGKIIGATVASFAVAYVCDALIADKKIFGGTTPSTVSNKGWWEETDKKFQAWPRTAGPPVVMNPISRQNFIIKSSES, from the exons ATGGCAGCAGGGAAAATCATTGGCGCAACTGTTGCATCTTTTGCTGTTGCATATGTATGCGACGCTCTCATCGCTGACAAGAAGATATTTGGAG GTACCACCCCTAGCACTGTTTCAAACAAGGGATGGTGGGAAGAAACCGACAAGAAGTTCCAGGCCTGGCCTCGAACTGCAGGTCCTCCTGTCGTGATGAACCCCATCAGTCGCCAAAATTTCATTATCAAGTCATCTGAATCTTAA